Proteins encoded together in one Mugil cephalus isolate CIBA_MC_2020 chromosome 16, CIBA_Mcephalus_1.1, whole genome shotgun sequence window:
- the LOC125022591 gene encoding urokinase-type plasminogen activator-like produces MITKRSFGVLLFTLAALAADAGLLRHKRRQRHSSSSSSYSFSFKIADDTCLNGGTSIPSLLTGEHMFCLCLRGFEGTHCETALGESCYEGAGLYYRGTVSKSHSGKTCEPWDSDARSRYLSSDLHSGWHNYCRNLYYRRRPWCYVRKNQELVQEYCDIPRCDVELITTTPAPSEPPTELTCGQRSRRKQTKIVGGTVATVESHPWMAAIFWRSKSGHTVFLCGGSLISGCWVLTAAHCFHDGSRSKPGHFSVTLGKNALNESDPNVEQRFGVEEIFIHEEFDDSEGNYNNDIALLKLRAKHGKCAKESNLVKTVCLPPPQQSLRPGVSCEICGYGKEKHSLWYRSQYLRQAQVNLLADDVCRRSDYYGDLITDNMLCAGRADWSQDACEGDSGGPLVCGFDGKFFLFGVISWGDGCAKEFRPGVYTKVTNYNKWIEQKTGLAAITAGNMFPQK; encoded by the exons ATGATTACTAAGAGAAGCTTTGGAGTCCTTTTGTTCACGCTGGCAGCTCTTGCAGCCGATGCA GGTTTGTTGAGACATAAAAGACGGCAGAGGcattcctcctcatcctcttcgtACTCCTTCTCCTTTAAAATTGCAG ATGACACCTGTCTCAACGGAGGAACATCTATCCCGTCCCTGTTGACCGGTGaacacatgttttgtttgtgcctTCGCGGCTTTGAAGGGACCCACTGTGAAACAG CACTCGGTGAGAGCTGTTACGAGGGCGCCGGGTTGTACTACAGAGGCACCGTGTCCAAATCGCACAGTGGAAAAACATGTGAGCCGTGGGATTCAGACGCCAGGAGTCGGTACCTGTCGTCTGATCTCCACTCAGGGTGGCACAACTACTGCAG AAACCTTTACTACAGACGCCGCCCGTGGTGTTACGTTAGGAAAAATCAGGAGCTGGTGCAGGAGTACTGTGATATTCCCCGCTGTGACGTGGAGCTGA TTACAACTACACCTGCACCATCTGAGCCACCAACAG AGCTGACATGCGGCCAGCGCTCCAGAAGAAAGCAGACCAAGATCGTGGGAGGAACAGTTGCCACTGTGGAATCCCACCCGTGGATGGCCGCCATATTTTGGCGTAGCAAATCCGGCCACACGGTTTTCCTGTGCGGGGGTAGCCTAATCTCCGGCTGCTGGGTCCTCACAGCCGCCCACTGCTTCCATGATGG CTCTCGAAGCAAACCCGGACACTTCTCCGTCACTTTGGGGAAAAACGCCCTGAATGAGAGCGACCCGAATGTGGAGCAAAGGTTCGGAGTTGAAGAAATCTTCATCCATGAGGAGTTTGACGACAGTGAAGGCAACTACAACAATGATATTG CTCTCCTGAAGCTGAGGGCCAAACATGGAAAATGTGCCAAGGAGAGCAACTTGGTGAAGACGGTCTGCCTGCCACCGCCTCAGCAGAGCCTCCGGCCCGGTGTCAGCTGTGAGATCTGTGGATACgggaaagagaaacaca gttTGTGGTATAGGTCTCAGTATCTCCGACAGGCCCAGGTGAACCTCTTGGCGGACGACGTGTGTCGACGTTCAGATTATTATGGAGATTTGATCACTGACAACATGCTTTGTGCCGGTCGTGCCGATTGGAGCCAGGACGCCTGCGAG GGCGACTCAGGAGGGCCTCTGGTGTGTGGGTTCGATGGCAAGTTCTTCTTGTTTGGGGTCATCAGCTGGGGCGACGGCTGCGCGAAGGAGTTCAGACCAGGCGTTTACACCAAAGTGACCAATTACAACAAGTGGATTGAACAGAAGACGGGGCTGGCCGCCATCACTGCTGGAAACATGTTTCCTCAGAAATGA
- the LOC125022508 gene encoding DELTA-sagatoxin-Srs1a-like: MRHWALDGRKGQRGGDVCCGWKRIWARPVPQQDLPEVSVGLCKREKRTCDPDSLSQPLRATMGESAEVVAANLKSRRNVTIEITNLTNNYCLIDPKVYLESGNVHSPPQPTIRPLKTEVCNFSKTSAKATGAVGVLTYDLFERQSNCAKETLAIMFSVPYDCNLYKNWLAIGIFSQGKAVNESLYKEMYYNKEEGFVRQEANGSGLTFEGNVLDIKATMSPLGRAILKVEVWDKLFCPIGQQQH; this comes from the exons ATGAGACACTGGGCGTTAGACGGGAGGAAGGGTCAACGGGGAGGAGACGTTTGCTGTGGGTGGAAACGGATTTGGGCGCGTCCTGTTCCCCAACAAGACTTACCTGAAGTCTCAGTCGGGCTTTGCAAGAGGGAGAAACGCACCTGTGATCCGGACAG TTTGTCACAGCCTTTACGAGCAACTATGGGTGAATCAGCGGAGGTCGTGGCTGCCAACCTCAAGAGCAGAAGAAATGTGACCATCGAGATCACAAACCTCACCAACAACTACTGCCTGATTGATCCCAA GGTTTACCTGGAGAGCGGGAACGTCCACAGCCCTCCCCAACCCACCATCCGCCCACTCAAGACCGAAGTGTGCAACTTCAGCAAGACCAGCGCTAAGGCCACAGGGGCAGTCGGCGTACTGACCTATGACCTCTTCGAGAGACAAAGCAACTGCGCCAAGGAGACACTCGCCATCATGTTCTCCGTGCCCTACGACTGCAACTTGTACAAGAACTGGTTGGCCATTGGCATCTTCAGCCAGGGCAAGGCGGTCAACGAGAGCCTGTACAAGGAGATGTACTACAATAAAGAGGAGGGCTTCGTCCGTCAGGAGGCCAACGGCAGCGGGCTCACCTTCGAGGGCAATGTCCTGGACATCAAGGCCACCATGTCTCCGCTGGGCAGAGCCATCCTGAAGGTGGAGGTGTGGGACAAGCTCTTCTGTCCCATTGGACAACAGCAACACTGA
- the LOC125022510 gene encoding DELTA-sagatoxin-Srs1a-like produces the protein MPETAESHSVTLTTNRNCTIEITNVSSVFCLINPKIHMESGFPFSPPQPTVRTTKTEVCSFTKDDNTATGAVGVLTYELFDMRQRHCNELIAIMFSVPFDYNFYKNWLGVGIFEKTRACDDKLYDLMYKGKDFTNFVRHEADGSGVVYKGRAVDVRACMSDEGRAMIKLEVYDRMGR, from the exons ATGCCTGAGACTGCAGAGTCCCACTCCGTCACCCTCACCACCAACCGCAACTGCACCATAGAGATCACCAATGTCAGCTCCGTTTTCTGTCTCATCAACCCCAA GATTCACATGGAAAGCGGCTTCCCCTTCAGCCCCCCGCAGCCCACCGTACGGACCACCAAGACCGAGGTCTGCTCCTTCACCAAGGATGACAACACGGCGACGGGCGCCGTGGGCGTCCTGACCTACGAGCTGTTCGACATGCGGCAACGCCACTGCAACGAGCTGATCGCCATCATGTTCTCCGTGCCCTTCGACTACAACTTCTACAAGAACTGGCTCGGCGTGGGAATCTTCGAGAAGACGCGGGCCTGCGACGACAAGCTATACGACTTAATGTACAAGGGCAAGGATTTCACCAACTTCGTGCGCCACGAGGCAGATGGCTCAGGCGTGGTGTACAAGGGGAGGGCGGTGGACGTGAGGGCGTGCATGTCGGACGAGGGCCGGGCCATGATTAAGCTGGAGGTGTATGACAGGATGGGCAGATGA
- the LOC125022593 gene encoding CD209 antigen-like produces the protein MIGRQWLPWIHSPAPASASATSVKQEQEISSSCFRIRKPQICHHFGPVAILSTVCSLLLLSCVSLSVLYYSESDPTPEWQNLLFDYQNISGSFFSLTKTNDNLRRTNEILKKRTSSLDERAELLNKTSAGLVSVNAALTLELSRLKEQVVNQTAKYSQIAQEHGQLVRYTSEQREEKQNMSETIKRLEDEKQHLSEIIGLLGDELLQSTEQNQELLGMSDGLRNEIKNLSEDAVAHRNTSEQNMRLQERLSELQELNQNLSTILGGERQEAAERERSRRREVEQMEADVNSTREAYRSLDLYCPVVDQKTKERVCKKCQNSWRPFQSKCYYFSSRLLTWSSSRSWCRARGGDLLVVSSEPEQNFIFESSQTLEQKSSRLWIGMTDAEVEGEWRWVDGSRVSSDVQFWLGRPGTRTEPDDWKLDDPLGEDCGHIDTSEDALKSWMDGSCKTPYRWICEKTI, from the exons ATGATTGGACGTCAGTGGCTCCCCTGGATCCATAGCCCAGCACCAGCCTCGGCCTCAGCCACTTCAGTCAAACAGGAACAAGAGATAT CTTCAAGCTGCTTCAGGATCAGAAAACCACAGATCTGTCATCACTTCGGCCCGGTCGCCATCCTCTCCACTGTCTGCTCATTACTGCTTCTGagctgtgtttctctctctgttctgt ATTACAGTGAATCAGACCCTACTCCAGAATGGCAGAACCTCCTGTTTGACTACCAGAATATCAGTGGCAGCTTCTTCTCTCTTACTAAAACCAACGACAATCTCAGAAGGACCaatgaaatcttaaaaaaacGGACTTCCTCGCTGGACGAGCGAGCCGAACTCCTCAACAAGACGTCAGCCGGGCTGGTGTCTGTTAACGCTGCCCTGACTTTGGAGCTCAGTCGGTTAAAGGAGCAAGTTGTGAATCAAACTGCTAAATACTCGCAGATTGCGCAAGAGCACGGACAGCTGGTCCGCTACACGTCCGAGCAGCGTGAGGAGAAGCAGAACATGTCTGAAACCATCAAACGTCTGGAGGACGAGAAGCAACACCTGTCGGAGATCATCGGCCTCCTGGGAGACGAGCTGCTACAAAGTACGGAACAGAACCAAGAACTTCTGGGAATGAGCGACGGTCTgcgaaatgaaattaaaaatctgAGCGAGGACGCAGTGGCTCATCGGAACACGTCAGAGCAGAACATGCGGCTGCAGGAGAGATTGTCAGAGCTCCAAGAACTGAACCAGAACCTGAGCACGATTTTGGGTGGAGAGCGGCAGGAGGCGGCAGAGCGGGAGAGAtccaggaggagggaggtggagcaGATGGAGGCCGACGTGAATTCAACCAGGGAGGCCTACCGCTCTTTAGACCTCTACTGCCCGGTGGTCGACCAGAAGACAAAAG AACGAGTTTGCAAAAAATGTCAGAACAGCTGGAGACCGTTTCAGTCCAAGTGCTACTACTTCTCCTCCCGCCTGTTGACCTGGAGCTCCAGCAGATCCTGGTGCCGCGCACGAGGGGGCGACCTCCTCGTCGTTAGCAGCGAACCTGAGCAG AactttatttttgaaagcagTCAGACTCTGGAGCAGAAGAGCTCCCGGCTGTGGATCGGCATGACTGATGCAGAGGTGGAGGGTGAGTGGCGCTGGGTGGACGGCAGCAGAGTCTCTTCAGATGTGCA GTTCTGGTTGGGCCGACCAGGGACGAGGACTGAGCCTGACGACTGGAAGCTGGACGACCCACTCGGGGAAGACTGTGGGCACATCGACACGAGTGAGGACGCTCTCAAGTCCTGGATGGATGGGTCCTGTAAGACGCCCTACAGATGGATCTGTGAAAAGACCATTTAG
- the LOC125022595 gene encoding endonuclease domain-containing 1 protein-like, translating into MSRLCSRIVLAFTAGYCCCCCLCSADVVDFSVCLQFFYNAWPPKGLTGTPICQRFYNQHRFATLYSRQRRSPWFSAYVYTVPLGKRPRATWKFEPQLAYPGAGGNMIPFPPGPLDQNVVESQAVDQDYINSTYSRGHLNPSLHHRSHKARASTFTLTNVVPQKPGSNDGPWELLEQTVNKTIAAYCLGEAYIVTGIIPYRSSEPWLKNHRVAVPEYMWSAYCCPNYNHSLPEELREVFPTYAAIGRNDPNSTEEIVPISKSTKKQFRGYDVRRMSLETLEMYLKDRFNTVIKVFYEQCNTLDG; encoded by the exons ATGTCTCGTCTGTGCTCACGGATCGTCCTGGCCTTCACTGCgggctactgctgctgctgctgcctgtgttCGGCCGACGTCGttgatttctctgtgtgtctgcagttcTTCTACAACGCTTGGCCTCCTAAAGGTCTGACAGGAACCCCGATCTGCCAGCGTTTTTACAACCAGCATCGCTTCGCCACGCTGTACAGCCGGCAGAGACGCTCGCCGTGGTTCTCGGCCTATGTGTACACGGTCCCTTTAGGAAAGAGGCCGAGGGCTACCTGGAAGTTTGAGCCACAG TTAGCTTATCCAGGAGCTGGCGGTAACATGATCCCCTTCCCCCCGGGTCCCTTGGACCAGAATGTGGTGGAAAGCCAGGCTGTAGACCAGGATTACATCAACTCAACCTACTCTCGCGGCCACTTGAACCCCAGCCTCCACCACCGGAGCCACAAGGCCCGCGCTTCTACCTTCACCCTCACCAATGTGGTTCCCCAGAAGCCGGGCTCTAACGACGGGCCCTGGGAGCTACTGGAGCAGACCGTCAACAAGACCATAGCGGCTTACTGTTTGGGAGAGGCTTACATAGTGACAGGCATCATCCCTTATAGGAGCTCTGAGCCCTGGCTCAAGAATCACCGTGTTGCCGTGCCTGAATACATGTGGTCAGCGTATTGCTGCCCAAACTACAACCACAGTCTTCCAGAAGAGCTGAGGGAGGTCTTTCCAACGTACGCGGCCATCGGACGCAACGACCCCAATAGTACCGAAGAGATTGTTCCTATCAGCAAGTCGACTAAGAAGCAGTTCAGAGGATACGATGTGAGACGGATGTCCCTGGAAACGCTGGAGATGTACCTGAAGGACAGGTTCAATACTGTCATCAAGGTGTTTTATGAGCAGTGCAATACATTAGACGGTTAG
- the LOC125022592 gene encoding UDP-glucuronosyltransferase 2C1-like, with protein sequence MMRSIPEVSLLPLLAVGFTLLTSPGVQGGKILVFPVDGSHWVNMNLLIQRLHAKGHEITVVRTATSWYVKESATHYRSITVTLPEAINIEEQDFFVKFLAKMLEIRKEGASLMAFVNFYWEMLSALSDIHQQASKLVVEMFENKTLMQSIRDMQFDVVLLDPGIPVGVLVAHELKLPTIFNVRWITSGEGHFVVAPSPSSYVPTSGCTVSDKMTFAERVKNTLYYFLNTGIDKLIVCPHYDRLVERYFGPDVKFYHLLQGADLWLMRVDFVFEFPRPTMPNIVYIGGFQCKPSQPLSSELEEFVQSSGEHGFILMSLGTLVEGLPKDITSEIAAAFAQIPQKVIWRHAGERPDNLGNNTLLVKWMPQNDLLGHPKVKAFVAHGGTNGIYESIYHGVPMVGIPLLFDQPENILRMEARGAAKMVDATEITRQNFLETLQEVLHNPSYRNNMKRLSALHRDKPMHPLDSAIFWIEFVMRHKGAAHLRTESYKMPWYAYYSVDVLCFLAAVMLMMTAIFVGSVRFLCLRLCRRRKPKQE encoded by the coding sequence ATGATGAGGAGCATCCCAGAggtttctctccttcctcttctggcTGTGGGGTTCACCCTCCTGACGAGTCCAGGCGTCCAAGGTGGAAAGATTCTGGTGTTCCCAGTAGACGGTAGCCACTGGGTCAACATGAACCTGCTGATCCAGAGACTCCATGCCAAAGGCCACGAGATCACCGTGGTCCGAACGGCCACCAGCTGGTATGTCAAAGAAAGTGCAACGCATTACCGCTCCATCACGGTCACCTTACCAGAAGCCATTAACATCGAGGAGCAGGACTTCTTCGTAAAGTTCTTGGCTAAAATGCtggaaataagaaaagaagGTGCATCTCTTATGGCCTTCGTGAACTTCTACTGGGAGATGCTGAGCGCGTTGTCAGACATCCACCAGCAGGCCAGCAAGCTAGTTGTGGAAATGTTTGAGAACAAGACTCTGATGCAGAGTATTCGGGACATGCAGTTTGACGTGGTTCTGCTGGACCCAGGGATACCTGTAGGAGTTCTGGTGGCACATGAACTGAAGCTGCCCACGATTTTTAACGTGAGGTGGATTACCAGCGGAGAGGGCCACTTCGTGGTGGCACCGTCACCGTCGTCGTATGTCCCAACATCTGGATGTACTGTGTCTGACAAGATGACATTTGCGGAAAGAGTCAAAAACACTTTATACTATTTCCTGAACACGGGTATTGACAAGCTGATAGTGTGTCCTCACTACGACAGACTGGTGGAAAGATACTTTGGTCCAGATGTAAAGTTCTACCACCTTCTCCAAGGAGCAGACCTTTGGCTCATGAGGGTTGACTTTGTCTTTGAATTCCCGAGGCCCACGATGCCTAACATCGTCTACATCGGAGGATTTCAGTGTAAGCCTTCACAGCCTTTATCGTCGGAGCTGGAGGAGTTTGTTCAAAGCTCAGGAGAGCACGGATTCATCCTGATGTCTCTGGGTACGCTGGTCGAAGGTCTGCCCAAAGACATCACCTCAGAAATTGCGGCTGCCTTTGCCCAAATCCCTCAAAAAGTGATATGGAGGCATGCCGGTGAGCGTCCTGACAACCTGGGAAACAACACCCTACTTGTGAAGTGGATGCCCCAGAACGACCTGCTGGGTCACCCCAAAGTAAAAGCCTTTGTGGCTCACGGGGGCACGAACGGGATTTACGAGTCCATCTACCACGGCGTACCCATGGTAGGCATCCCCCTTCTTTTTGACCAGCCTGAAAACATCCTTAGAATGGAAGCCCGAGGAGCCGCAAAAATGGTGGACGCGACAGAAATCACCCGACAGAACTTCCTGGAAACCTTACAAGAAGTTCTTCACAATCCTTCGTACAGAAACAACATGAAGAGGCTGTCTGCTCTCCATCGGGATAAACCCATGCACCCACTGGACTCAGCAATCTTCTGGATCGAGTTTGTGATGAGGCACAAAGGAGCTGCACATCTTCGCACCGAATCTTATAAGATGCCTTGGTATGCGTACTACTCTGTGGATGTCTTATGCTTTTTAGCAGCAGTCATGTTGATGATGACGGCCATTTTCGTCGGATCAGTGCGATTCCTTTGCCTTCGactctgcaggaggagaaaaccAAAGCAGGAGTGA